The following are from one region of the Planctomycetota bacterium genome:
- a CDS encoding FtsX-like permease family protein: protein MVTLQLAFRALAKNRLRAGLTVLGVVIGIAAVTTLVSIGQSAAAMIRGQFAAIGTNVIVVVPGTGERGGVRLGPLPTLSQGDVDAIAAECPAVLATTPLVAALGQAIHGGTNWSPKEMFGVGVDFLTVRSWRVQRGEFFTERDVAGAEKVCVLGHTVAARLFQTADPLGAVVRIRNIPFRVVGVLERKGANIVGDDQDDILLMPYSTARKRLVGTGFKGVHAILVSARATETMHVAEREIRHLLADRHRIAPGQPADFRVQNTTEIAKALGVVTGVMTAMLAAIAGVSLLVGGVGIMNIMLVSVTERTREIGLRMALGATGGDILRQFLVEAVLLAALGGAVGFALGVAGAAGLTLLINAYSSGADWPIVVSVPAGILAIGFAAVVGVFFGWYPARRAARLDPIEALRYE from the coding sequence ATGGTCACCCTCCAACTCGCCTTCCGGGCGCTCGCGAAGAACCGCCTCCGCGCCGGGCTGACGGTCCTCGGCGTCGTCATCGGGATCGCCGCGGTGACCACGCTCGTCTCGATCGGCCAGAGCGCGGCGGCGATGATCCGCGGCCAGTTCGCCGCCATCGGCACCAACGTGATCGTCGTCGTCCCCGGCACCGGCGAGCGCGGCGGCGTCCGCCTCGGGCCCCTCCCGACCCTCTCCCAGGGCGACGTCGACGCGATCGCCGCCGAGTGCCCGGCTGTGCTGGCCACGACGCCGCTGGTCGCGGCCCTCGGCCAGGCGATCCACGGCGGCACCAATTGGAGCCCCAAGGAAATGTTCGGCGTCGGCGTCGACTTCCTCACCGTGCGCAGCTGGCGCGTGCAGCGCGGCGAGTTCTTCACCGAGCGCGACGTCGCCGGCGCTGAGAAGGTCTGCGTCCTCGGTCATACCGTCGCCGCCCGGCTGTTCCAGACCGCCGATCCGCTCGGCGCGGTCGTCCGGATCCGCAACATCCCGTTCCGCGTCGTCGGCGTCCTCGAGCGCAAGGGGGCCAACATCGTCGGCGACGACCAGGACGACATCCTCCTGATGCCCTACTCGACGGCGCGGAAGCGGCTCGTCGGCACCGGATTCAAGGGGGTCCACGCGATCCTCGTCTCGGCACGGGCCACCGAGACGATGCACGTCGCCGAGCGCGAGATCCGCCATCTCCTCGCCGACCGCCACCGGATCGCCCCCGGCCAGCCGGCCGATTTCCGTGTCCAGAACACGACCGAGATCGCCAAGGCGCTCGGTGTCGTCACCGGCGTGATGACGGCGATGCTCGCCGCGATCGCCGGCGTCTCGCTGCTCGTCGGCGGCGTCGGGATCATGAACATCATGCTCGTGAGCGTCACCGAGCGGACCCGTGAGATCGGCCTGCGGATGGCGCTCGGGGCGACCGGCGGCGACATCCTCCGCCAATTCCTCGTCGAGGCGGTGCTCCTGGCGGCCCTCGGCGGCGCCGTCGGATTCGCGCTCGGCGTCGCCGGCGCGGCCGGCCTCACGCTCCTCATCAACGCCTACTCCTCCGGCGCCGATTGGCCGATCGTCGTCTCGGTCCCGGCAGGGATCCTCGCGATCGGCTTCGCCGCGGTCGTCGGCGTGTTCTTCGGCTGGTATCCGGCGCGCCGCGCCGCCCGGCTCGATCCGATCGAGGCCCTGCGCTACGAGTGA
- a CDS encoding ABC transporter ATP-binding protein, translated as MPADGTAAAPLIRVTDVVKVYDLGSVRVEALRGVSLAIGRGEHVALVGPSGSGKSTLMNTLGCLDRPTSGSYVLDGREVTTLSKDERAHVRNRHLGFVFQSFNLLARTTALENVELPMIYARGVPARERRRRARAALESVGLGDRLDHHPTQLSGGQQQRVAIARALVNGPSILMGDEPTGNLDSRTGQDVIDLFRRLNREQGLTVIIVTHDPEVAAAADRVVTLRDGLVVADEPAARHS; from the coding sequence ATGCCTGCCGACGGCACCGCCGCCGCGCCGCTCATCCGCGTCACCGACGTCGTCAAGGTCTACGACCTGGGGAGCGTGCGCGTCGAGGCCCTGCGCGGCGTGTCGCTGGCGATCGGCCGGGGGGAGCACGTCGCCCTGGTCGGGCCGTCGGGGTCGGGCAAGTCGACGCTCATGAACACCCTCGGCTGCCTCGACCGGCCGACGTCGGGGAGCTACGTCCTCGATGGCCGCGAGGTGACGACGCTTTCCAAGGACGAGCGGGCGCATGTCCGCAACCGGCACCTCGGCTTCGTGTTCCAGAGCTTCAATCTGCTGGCGCGGACGACGGCGCTGGAGAACGTCGAGCTGCCGATGATCTATGCGCGCGGCGTGCCGGCGCGGGAGCGGCGCCGGCGGGCCCGGGCGGCGCTGGAGAGCGTCGGCCTCGGCGACCGCCTCGACCACCACCCGACGCAGCTCTCCGGCGGCCAGCAGCAGCGCGTGGCGATCGCCCGGGCGCTGGTCAACGGCCCATCGATCCTGATGGGGGACGAGCCGACGGGCAATCTCGACAGCCGCACCGGTCAAGACGTGATCGACCTGTTTCGGCGCTTGAATCGCGAGCAGGGGCTGACGGTGATCATCGTCACCCACGACCCCGAGGTCGCCGCCGCTGCCGACCGGGTGGTCACGCTCCGCGACGGGCTGGTCGTCGCCGACGAGCCCGCGGCGCGTCACTCGTAG
- a CDS encoding dehydrogenase, translating to MPHDPAADSDRAALLELLRTMLTIRLAEEELARCHQRGLIHGACHTSVGQEAVAAGICACLHTDDVIFSTHRGHGHALAKGLAPEALIAELFGRGTGCSRGRGGSMHLFAPEIGLLGTSGIVGPCILQAAGGGYAFALAGSGRVAVAFFGDGAVNNGAFHEGLNLAAIWKLPVLFVCENNGFATEVPFREASANPEVGRRAASYGLAGEEIDGNDVVAVRAAARRAVARARAGEGATLIECKTYRTRAHSEGMGDFDYRTREEVAAWKERCPIATFRRRLVEDHGIPAAELDALEAEVAATIARGRAAAEAAPVPDAASATTHVYAAPREVREPPADPGARRLSFVKATVEALERAIATDQSVFVLGEGIGRRGGNFRTTAGLHAAHGPQRLRDTPICERGFTGLACGAAMAGARPVVDFMFLDFLLDAWGEIVNQIAKVQFMSSGRLRMPLVLRGCIGIGHSAATHHSGSYYGMLAQVPGLRVVVPSTPRDAKGLFTHALRGDDPVFFLEHRELLQIEGPVEEGDLEIPFGKARIARAGGDATVVAVGRMNHLALAAAETLAAEGAAIEVVDPRTVAPLDGEAILASVAKTGRLLVVDEPAGPCGLAAEVAALVADRGFDDLDAPVRRLCGTPSPTPYAPTLEAEVVPTAAAIATALRGLLAE from the coding sequence ATGCCGCACGACCCTGCAGCGGATTCCGACCGCGCCGCGCTGCTCGAACTCCTCCGCACGATGCTCACGATCCGCCTCGCGGAGGAGGAACTGGCACGCTGCCACCAGCGCGGGCTGATCCACGGCGCCTGCCACACGTCGGTCGGCCAAGAGGCGGTCGCCGCCGGCATCTGCGCCTGCCTTCACACGGACGACGTGATCTTCAGCACCCACCGCGGCCACGGCCACGCGCTGGCCAAGGGGCTCGCGCCCGAGGCGCTGATCGCGGAATTGTTCGGGCGCGGCACCGGCTGCTCCCGCGGTCGCGGCGGGAGCATGCACCTGTTCGCTCCGGAGATCGGCCTCCTCGGCACCAGCGGGATCGTCGGCCCCTGCATCCTCCAGGCCGCCGGCGGCGGCTATGCCTTCGCGCTGGCCGGCAGCGGCCGCGTCGCCGTGGCGTTCTTCGGCGACGGCGCGGTCAACAACGGCGCCTTCCACGAGGGGCTCAACCTCGCCGCGATCTGGAAGCTGCCGGTGCTGTTCGTCTGCGAGAACAACGGCTTCGCCACCGAGGTGCCGTTCCGCGAGGCCAGTGCCAATCCCGAAGTCGGCCGCCGGGCCGCCAGCTACGGTCTGGCCGGCGAGGAGATCGACGGCAACGACGTCGTCGCCGTCCGGGCCGCCGCCCGGCGCGCCGTGGCCCGGGCCCGCGCCGGGGAGGGGGCGACCCTCATCGAGTGCAAGACCTACCGGACCCGCGCCCATTCCGAGGGGATGGGGGATTTCGACTACCGCACGCGTGAGGAGGTCGCCGCCTGGAAGGAGCGCTGCCCGATCGCCACGTTCCGCCGGCGGCTGGTCGAGGACCATGGCATCCCGGCAGCCGAGCTCGACGCCCTCGAGGCCGAGGTGGCCGCGACGATCGCGCGCGGCCGGGCCGCCGCCGAGGCCGCGCCGGTCCCCGACGCCGCCAGCGCGACGACCCACGTCTACGCCGCCCCGCGCGAAGTCCGCGAGCCCCCCGCCGACCCCGGCGCCCGACGGCTGTCGTTCGTCAAGGCGACCGTCGAGGCGCTCGAGCGTGCGATCGCCACCGACCAGTCGGTGTTCGTGCTCGGCGAGGGGATCGGCCGTCGCGGCGGCAATTTCCGCACCACCGCGGGGCTCCATGCCGCTCACGGCCCGCAGCGCCTCCGCGACACGCCGATCTGCGAGCGCGGGTTCACCGGGCTGGCCTGCGGCGCCGCGATGGCCGGGGCCCGCCCCGTCGTCGACTTCATGTTTCTCGACTTCCTCCTCGACGCCTGGGGCGAGATCGTCAACCAGATCGCCAAGGTGCAGTTCATGTCGAGCGGCCGGCTGCGGATGCCGCTGGTGCTCCGCGGCTGCATCGGCATCGGCCATTCCGCGGCGACGCACCACTCGGGCAGCTACTACGGCATGCTCGCCCAGGTGCCGGGGCTGCGCGTCGTCGTCCCCTCGACGCCGCGCGACGCCAAGGGCCTGTTCACGCACGCGCTGCGCGGTGACGATCCGGTGTTCTTCCTCGAGCACCGCGAGCTGCTGCAGATCGAGGGTCCGGTCGAGGAGGGGGATCTGGAGATTCCGTTCGGCAAGGCGCGGATCGCCCGTGCCGGTGGCGACGCCACCGTCGTCGCCGTCGGGCGGATGAACCACCTCGCCCTCGCCGCGGCCGAGACGCTCGCCGCCGAGGGGGCGGCGATCGAGGTCGTCGACCCGCGCACCGTCGCCCCGCTCGACGGCGAGGCGATCCTGGCGTCTGTCGCCAAGACCGGTCGCCTGCTGGTCGTCGACGAGCCGGCCGGTCCGTGCGGCCTGGCGGCCGAAGTGGCGGCGCTCGTCGCCGACCGCGGTTTCGACGATCTCGACGCCCCGGTGCGGCGGCTGTGCGGCACGCCGAGCCCGACCCCGTATGCCCCGACGCTCGAGGCCGAAGTCGTGCCGACCGCGGCGGCGATCGCGACGGCGCTGCGCGGGCTGTTGGCCGAATGA
- a CDS encoding sodium:calcium symporter → MIPLIIFMYYVVIEAWTLGYTVRFLRAMFDPALRFADVAASEAYFASFVGIAADGAALKPGLDSLLPWLVIVFLLNLVLIYRGISQGIELACRVGMPVLVVLSLLVLVRVLTLGTPDPARPDHNVSTGLGYMWNPGKTLVVAADGKTLAEVVDADPLRQRTRAETLAAATEGATVVERTVLQQLADPNLWLAAAGQIFFSLSVGFGVILVYASYMGPRDDLLLSGLTASATNEFCEVALGGLITLPAAVAFLGVAGVAGKGTFGLGFNVLPMVFSTMPLGSLFGALFFFVLFIAAITSSLSMLQPGIALLEESLGITRKGSVGLLGTLTALGTGFVAWFSKDLKALDTLDFWVGTFLIFVLATVQIILFGWFFGIERGWRELHAGAALNLPGWFKPVFRYVCPAFLIAIFALWVARNVFGWDPSGGGTQGSPYTKALFVDGDPVAWLCIGVVTVVAAGLAATIGGSRRYRDETE, encoded by the coding sequence ATGATCCCGCTGATCATCTTCATGTACTACGTCGTCATCGAGGCCTGGACGCTCGGGTACACGGTGCGGTTCCTGAGGGCGATGTTCGACCCGGCGCTGCGCTTCGCCGACGTTGCGGCGTCGGAGGCCTACTTCGCGTCGTTCGTCGGGATCGCGGCCGATGGGGCGGCGCTGAAGCCGGGCCTCGATTCGTTGCTGCCGTGGCTCGTGATCGTGTTCCTCCTCAACCTCGTCCTCATCTACCGCGGCATCTCCCAGGGGATCGAGCTCGCCTGCCGCGTCGGGATGCCGGTCCTCGTCGTCCTCTCGCTGCTCGTCCTCGTCCGGGTGCTCACGCTCGGCACCCCCGATCCGGCCCGCCCCGATCACAACGTCTCCACGGGCCTGGGCTACATGTGGAACCCCGGCAAGACGCTCGTCGTCGCTGCCGACGGCAAGACACTCGCCGAGGTGGTCGACGCCGATCCGCTCCGCCAGCGAACGCGCGCCGAGACGCTGGCGGCCGCGACCGAAGGGGCAACCGTCGTCGAGCGGACGGTGCTCCAGCAGCTCGCCGACCCCAACCTCTGGCTGGCGGCCGCGGGGCAGATCTTCTTCTCGCTGTCGGTCGGCTTCGGCGTGATCCTCGTCTACGCCAGCTACATGGGTCCGCGCGACGACCTCCTGCTTTCCGGCCTCACCGCCAGCGCCACCAACGAGTTCTGCGAGGTCGCCCTCGGCGGCCTGATCACGCTCCCGGCGGCCGTCGCCTTCCTCGGCGTGGCCGGGGTCGCCGGCAAGGGCACGTTCGGCCTCGGGTTCAACGTCCTGCCGATGGTGTTCAGCACGATGCCGCTGGGGAGCTTGTTCGGCGCCCTGTTCTTCTTCGTGCTGTTCATCGCCGCGATCACCAGCTCGCTGTCGATGCTCCAGCCGGGGATCGCGCTGCTCGAGGAGTCGCTGGGAATCACGCGGAAGGGTTCGGTCGGCCTGCTCGGCACGCTGACGGCCCTGGGCACGGGGTTCGTCGCCTGGTTCAGCAAGGATCTCAAGGCCCTCGACACGCTCGACTTCTGGGTCGGGACGTTCCTGATCTTTGTTCTCGCGACCGTGCAGATCATCCTCTTCGGCTGGTTCTTCGGGATCGAACGCGGCTGGCGCGAGCTCCACGCCGGAGCGGCACTGAACCTGCCGGGGTGGTTCAAGCCGGTGTTCCGCTACGTCTGCCCGGCGTTCCTGATCGCGATCTTCGCCCTCTGGGTGGCGCGGAACGTGTTCGGCTGGGACCCCTCCGGCGGCGGCACACAGGGCAGCCCCTACACCAAGGCGTTGTTCGTCGACGGCGACCCTGTCGCCTGGCTGTGCATCGGGGTGGTGACGGTGGTGGCCGCCGGTTTGGCCGCCACGATCGGCGGCTCGCGCCGGTACCGTGACGAAACGGAGTGA
- a CDS encoding efflux RND transporter periplasmic adaptor subunit translates to MRGALKTVVALAVLGGAGAAAWGPAMAWWVAHNRPRFDTLAAERGDVVEVINSTGTVEPVQSVQVGAFVSGQIVELHADFNSEVTAGDLLATIDPRTYRAFVARDRAALAARRAELERGRARLEQARREEERSLALADRNATAISESVLDEKRFNRVALEAEIVMAEAAIEQAQANLETSETNLGYTRILAPVSGTVVERKIELGQTIAAQFQTPELFVIAPDLRREMWIFASVDEADIGMIRRAQDAGKPVQFSVDAYPGELFSGRIAQIRLASTTSQNVVTYPVVIATPNPSLALLPGMTAEISFEVDRRDDVVKVPNGALRFYPLRDHVRPADRPILDGRALEADDQARGAAPSAAARADAEAERRRRHVWVVEPDGLLRAIAVVTGIGDHRSTEIVSGDVEPGARLVVGIAPTEN, encoded by the coding sequence ATGCGCGGCGCCCTCAAGACCGTCGTCGCTCTCGCCGTTCTCGGCGGCGCCGGGGCGGCGGCCTGGGGGCCCGCGATGGCGTGGTGGGTCGCCCACAACCGGCCGCGGTTCGACACCCTGGCAGCCGAGCGCGGCGACGTGGTCGAGGTCATCAACTCGACGGGGACGGTCGAGCCGGTGCAGTCGGTGCAGGTCGGGGCGTTCGTCTCCGGCCAGATCGTCGAGCTCCACGCCGACTTCAATTCGGAGGTCACCGCGGGGGACCTGCTGGCGACGATCGACCCGCGCACCTACCGGGCGTTCGTCGCCCGCGACCGGGCAGCGCTGGCGGCCAGGCGCGCCGAGCTCGAGCGCGGCCGGGCCCGGCTCGAACAGGCGCGGCGCGAGGAGGAGCGGTCGCTGGCGCTCGCCGACCGCAACGCGACGGCGATCTCGGAGAGCGTCCTCGACGAGAAGCGTTTCAACCGCGTCGCCCTCGAGGCCGAGATCGTGATGGCCGAGGCGGCGATCGAACAGGCCCAGGCCAACCTCGAGACATCGGAGACGAACCTCGGGTACACGCGGATCCTCGCCCCGGTGAGCGGCACGGTCGTCGAGCGGAAGATCGAGCTCGGGCAGACCATCGCCGCGCAGTTCCAGACGCCCGAGCTGTTCGTGATCGCCCCCGACCTGCGCCGGGAGATGTGGATCTTCGCGTCGGTCGACGAGGCTGATATCGGGATGATCCGCCGCGCCCAAGACGCCGGCAAACCGGTGCAGTTCTCGGTCGATGCCTATCCGGGCGAACTGTTCTCGGGGCGGATCGCGCAGATCCGCCTCGCCTCGACGACGTCGCAGAACGTCGTCACCTATCCCGTCGTGATCGCCACCCCGAATCCGTCGCTGGCCCTGCTGCCGGGGATGACGGCCGAGATCTCGTTCGAGGTCGACCGCCGCGACGACGTCGTCAAGGTTCCCAACGGCGCCCTGCGCTTCTACCCGCTCCGCGACCATGTCCGACCCGCCGACCGGCCGATCCTCGACGGCCGCGCACTGGAGGCCGACGACCAGGCGCGGGGCGCGGCCCCGTCGGCGGCGGCCCGCGCCGACGCCGAGGCCGAGCGCCGCCGGCGCCACGTGTGGGTCGTCGAGCCCGACGGGCTGCTCCGCGCGATCGCCGTCGTCACGGGAATCGGTGACCACCGCTCCACCGAGATCGTCTCCGGCGACGTCGAGCCGGGGGCGCGGCTCGTCGTCGGGATCGCGCCGACCGAAAACTGA